Genomic DNA from Entelurus aequoreus isolate RoL-2023_Sb linkage group LG25, RoL_Eaeq_v1.1, whole genome shotgun sequence:
TTCCCAAAAGAGGCGGCATTAACAGGCTCCAGTTTCTGCTCCTCACAATAATCAAATCACTTGCCACCACTTGAATGTGTGATTTGCATCACACATACAGCACAATTAATCAATCTCAAACTGACAGACTTTGGTCACAGGGGAGAAGTTGATATAGTAATGTCTTGTGTTTAAACACAGCATAATAACACCATCACTAtgtttgacggtaggtatggtgttcctcaccttttctcctccaaacatattgctgggtattgtggccaaaaagctcaatttttgttttaataatagTTTTATAATCAGCTACAAAGATTACTATAGAAATTAGTTTAAACACAAGACAGTAGTAGtagttagtatatatatatatatagataatataggTAGTTCTTATATTCCCTGGCACATAACATCACACGTATGACACATAATTAAGTTGCCCGCATGTTTGTTTTCAAGATAGAAGGTTTATAATACATAAATAGAAGGTAACAACACAACAATCATTGCTGTCATGGCACCTCGACAAACAGCACAGTGTTATGGTCAGAAAACTTACCGTAAACACGAAAAAAGTAAAAAATCCTGTTTCCAATTTGCGTCCCCGCGTCAATATGAAAACAAACGCACACGGTCTGAGATGAACATTTGTTGGTCTGCTAGCATATCACGTAACAAATGGAAAACAAGCTAGCAAAACACTGAACAATTCATTCGAATAAATTTTGCCGCGCAACACTTCCCGAAACAGGTCCGCACATTGTCCTCATGTCGCCCTCCGATGCACGAACGGAAAGTAGAAGCCGCGAGAGTCGTGTTTCGCTAATGTGTTGAAGTTTAGTGTTGAAAATGCATTATTTCCGAGGACCGTTTCAAAAACGCGCCAGAGTAGTTGTGAAGGAAGCGCGCCAAATGTACGTGACGTATTGCGTCGACGAATTCAACCAATCAGAGGAAAGAACAATAATTACGTCATGACTCGGCGTCGTTTGACCACATTCAAAATGGCGCATGGCAgctttttttttggtatattGGTCAAACTGACAGCGACACCTACTGACTAACTTTCTCATAAATTCTGTGTTGAACAGTATTATAATAAACTAAATAACAAATATTTTGGTATTCATTTTTGCTAATACTGTTCTCTCAATGATTTCCATATTTTGTAGGAAAACGAGAGGGTACAAACACCGCCTCATTaaagtgtctccaaacttttgattgttactgttgtttattttttacaaagtAAAAAAGCCAGCTAATCAGACATAATATAttaatctagggctgcaacaactaatcgattaaaatcggttataaaaatagttggcgattaatttagtcatcgattcgttggatctatgctatgcgcatgtgcagaggcaatttaattttatttttttttaataaacctttatttctaactgcaacatgtacaaacagctgagaaacaataatcaaaataagtatggtgccattatgctgttttttttccaataaaatactggaaaggatagaaatgtagtttgtctcttttatccgattattaatcgaagcgattaatcgattatcaaattaatcgttagttgcagccctatattaATCCagaaaaaatatcaaataattatactgCAAATTGAAGGCACTAAATGTAAATTTGGGGCCAAAATGGGAAAAAGAAGAAATGcaattttaaaaacttttaatttatatttttttaaagtaaacatCTGAGTTGCAGTCTACCACCTCCAAAGGCACAGCCATACTTAGTAGACCAAATCCAGAAAACACTGCACTGAACATGTTCTTTTAACTTAGTTGTATTGTTCATAAGAAACAatgcactataaaaatgactggacatttttttagtaaacaATGACATATTCTGTAGATAAATAAAAAGACTGCAGTGATATGTAATAAGCTGTGGTGTAGTTATTTGAACTCCATAGAAAGGATAGATGTGCGGGTTTGTGGCATCAAAACATGTAAATAATAAGAAACTaacaattacatatatatactgtatcaacCAATCTTGACTAACGGTGTTTAAGAAAATTGATTCATGAAGCAAAACAACACTATTGGCAGGAAGGTTAAAATGCATTGATATCATGGAGGACTGAGCAgattacatttaaacacacaatacttccaaaacaatttttaaaaaaatcctcgAAGtgctttttaaaatacataagacaaTATGTGCAAATAGGCTAGCCTTTGAGTGGATAAGTCTTCGGATATGAGGAACAGGACAGAGGATCACAAATAAAATCAGCAACTCACACAAAGGTCGTCTACAATGTGTGACATCACAGCACCGTTCACTGCACAACAGGTTCACTTAGTGACAATTCAGctcaaaaacaaaagaaaataaaacagtaGGCTATACATCACTGTTCTTACTTAGGCACAGATCATTTGAAACAAAGGTCAACGCAAACAAGGCTTGGCAGACATGGGAGAAACAAAATGAAAGGTAAATGAGggcatgttttaaattaaaaacaagagTGAAGCACTTGGAGCATAAATACGTGACACAGACAGACGGGAGATTTGGCAGCAACTCATGGGAGTCCTCAGCTGTATCTTTATCTGTACAGGTGTGTAGCAGCTGTGACAGGCACTCCAAGAACACGAACGCAATTAAATCGACCAGGACTCTCATGACAGGTGAATTAAAAGCCTAAAGGACTGACATACACAATTACAACTTCAATGTGAGCTTAATTCAAACACTGAAAAtagggcacacacacacattcacacacacacacatacacacacgcgcacacacacacaaaagataaACAGAACAAAAAAATCCCCACAACCAAATTTGGCAAATATTAAGAGCTCAGGGTCCAGTTGTACATGCTCCCCATTGCAGACAAACAGTGTGTTCATCGTGGATTTGTCAACATTTGCTTTTCTCACATCCATACAACTGAAGGTCAAAATGCACATTGCACCTTTCTGTATCCAGCTGAGACTCCCACCTGGCAGGATGGATGCAGAAAAACTGTGCGTAACATTTACATAAGatgctgtactgtatatacacgggTCTTCTTTTGTACAATTCTTTTAGTTAGTCGTTCGCTGACCCCGCAGCGAAGAGGACCCTCTGGTCAGTTCTGGCCAGCTTGGCGGGAGGCTCCAGGGACTCGTCTCCTAACACCACAGCATCTGACGGCAGGGTCAGCTCCTGGCTTTCCTCATCACTTTcgtcgtcctcctcctcctcttcttctgaaCCGTTTAGAATATGGAATTGTTTACCACACACCAGGGTCACAGTTACTTTGCCATATTAGTGCGTGAGTACCTTTGTCAGGATCCACCATGTTTAGACCTCGTCCTAAACTGGCAAACTAATCACAAGAGagggaaatatggcaccgttacTGTAAATTATAGAGGtgtgggaaataatcgatttttagatgcatcgcaattcggacatggacgattataaaatcgattagtaaatgtcaataatcgataatggatttatttattgtaaataaggtaatgcagacagttctaaaatttggctgactgcagcttgCCACCTCACTGAGAGATCCAACCAGCTCAtttattatagggcacttatgcacacatttccatgaatTTAATAAATCTGAtgctaatttattttcacaaatgcactgtttttaaaaattgCAAGTGGTAAATGctcatttagtgaaacaaaactgCAATAATATACatcaattaaagatgcatcaataatcgattattAATCgcatcgtagctcctgaatcgtaatcaaatcgtgatgtggccaaagattcccacctgtaGTAAATATGTCATTTTTTTGTATTCAGGCATgcttgtgcgtgcgtgcgtgtgtttacCTCTCCCATGACGGCAATGGGGGTCTCTCCTTTAGCCTGGGCTACTCTGTGCTCTATCAGGTAGTACATATATTCATCATACAGAAGGCGGATCAGGTGAAAAGAGCCAAAACTGGCAGCACTTCTCAGGGTGAGGTCCCGAATCACCATGGAACTGGAGAGCAGAGATGAGAGAAATTTAGCCGTAAAACAGAATGAGCAAAATTGGATGACAACACACCTGTAAAAGGACCACTTGAGCAGGAAGAGCTTGGCAGCTTTAGGGAAGGTCGGGCTGTGTTGGTGGGGCTTTAACACCTGGGAGACTACCCCATCCAGCCAGGCAGCCCACTGCTCCAGGGAGTTCTGCTGCTGGAGGGTCAGCTTGAAGTCCTGCTCCAGCCGCTGGACAACACGGTCCTCGCAGCGGCACACCCATGAGGCCTGCTCCTGCACAGGATGAACAAGATGAGGGTAAGATGATAAGATGGCCTGACCCAGTGCACGAGCAGTCTGCGGATATTTCATTAACCTGAACGTTAGCAAAATCAACACGGTTGAGGTCAGAGAGCATCTGGCTGATCTGGGCCGTGTTCTGGAGGACGGCGCGGGCTGCCTGTGCGAGATGGTTCAGACTGGTGTAACGACGCAGCGTCTGAGCGAATGCATTGGCTGATGTTACCTACACCGCAGCAAGATTAAAGAAAGCAAATAAGGATGGTGATGCATGTGCTTTACAAGAAATAATCATAATGATTCATCCGACATGAGGGTTTTCTTCATACATGAGGAGACTGTACCTTGATGCGAACCATTTCCTCTGGGATGTTCATCATTGCATTGGTCAGCCAGCTTTCCAGGCTTTTGGCAAAATTCCGAATGGCTTGAGTTAAGGCACCTCAGgcagaaaatgaaaaaaaagagggGCAATattgttgtatgcttgcatttcCCTTGATTAACTAAAACTCCAGAAGAGCAAAACACATTCCTGAAACAAATGCTAAATaagaaatatacaaatatatttggaacacatatttaaacacacacaggTAGGAGAAGCTAATTTTCCTCTCCTCTCTAAcatgagtacagtctccaataacagctAAGATATATAAAGATGCTAAATTTTTAAAGGAAAACGTGACATAGAGGACTGTAAAATGGCAACAATGGAATGAAACTTAACAAATGCTCTGGCAGTGGTTTGAGAACAAGCTAGTcaagttacttctagacctccaccccagatcacacctcactcctacccacttctccgaagtgggctggctcagggtggaggacagagtaaaacaacttgcactgagcctagtctataaaattcgctacacctccctgataccgaagtgcatgtcaaactacttccataatgtaaatgaccgccataaccacaacaccagggggagctccacaaaccacgttaaacccagattccaatctaacaaaggtcttaactcattctccttctatgccacatccatatggaatgcactcccaacaggtgtaaaagaaagtgcatctctatcctccttcaaaaccgcactaaaagaacacctccaggcaactacaaccctagactaacaccctcccccctccacatcccacctcccctgattgtaaataatcaaatgtaaataatcaaatgtatttctaatgtatatacttgttcttatgctttctgagctcactatgttcactgctcgctgtacatatcctacaaagtcagacctacactgtttcaatgtccatttctcagatgatataattgttgatgactgaagtgctgatatcaaccaaacctaaccacctaaccccctcccccccaaccccctcgacatcccaccccccggattgtaaataatgtaaatgatTCAATgtttatactctgatgattaacttgtgtgatgactgtattatgctcatAGTAtctatttgtaccatgaattgatttacgtgtacaagttgaaaaacttattcgggtgttaccatttagtggtcaattgtacggaatatgtactgtactgtgcaatctactaataaaagtttcaatcaatcaatcagtcaattgtATTTCAAGATCCCTGAttcgctcattttgctgtcaattCAAAAGGGATTCAGCCAGAGACAAAACATACCATTATCATGCGGAATCTCAGCATCCAGACCAGCCGGAGCCGATCTAACTTTCCATACACTTCCAGAGAAGCTCAGTGTCCCATTGGCAGAGCAAAGCCAATGGGACACTGGCATTTATCCAATGACTGGCAGCAGTGTAACAACTCGTTCTTTGCTTTCCCATTGAATTCAATGGACGCTCAGCTTCAACACTGTTTAATGCGTTGTAATGCTACCATAATGAATGAGAAGGAAGTCACATCCACTGGCGCAAAAGTAACTGATCCTGAACAAAAGTTAGGGGAGGCTAAGTTTCCCTTGCAGTCTTTAGAGAAATCGCCACTGTATGATAATATTGAGACGCCTTACTGGGGATTGGCCTGAGTACATCAGGAATGAGGATCTCCACCAGGCCCTGGTAGAGGCTGTTGTCACAGTCACGGCTCCAGCGCACAACAGGCTCATACTTGCACAGCAGCACAAGGCAGGACTTCGGGAGACGCTTTTCTGACTCGTCATGACTGGTAAACACACAGTTTTTACTTATATACATTAATTAATTTcaaacagaacaaaaacattAATTTGTCAAATATTCAATAGTCTCCCTGCTCACTGATTAAAAGGGGTCAGTTAGTAACAGATCTGGGCAACTCACACAGCCAGTGTGGCATCTCCAGCCTGACTCTGGCCGAACCTCCAGAAGCTTTTCCACAGCGTCTCCACCAGGGTGAATTGAAGATTGACCATCACATCCAGTATGGCCTATCAGAGAAAACAGGGAAGAAAAACAGATCTTAGACGTATATGTTAGTCGATAAACAACCCTTGGACAATAGCTGAACTTCATTCTGCAACAATACTTGTGTTCATTACCTCACAGTGTTCTCTGTAGAGCAGCTGAAAGCTCTTTATGTGATCCAGTTCAATACCATCAGGTGGTGGCTTCCCCTGAAGGTCTATGTCTGGGAACTCAGGGAGCGTTCTGGAAGCATCTAGACAAAAGACACAGACTCTCAGTTTGAAAAGTCATTCAAGACTATACTGCCATTCAACGAAAGGAACCTACCAAGGAATTGCTGGTACTGCTGAACCTGGGTGCTGATGTCCACTTGTCCAGAACCCTGTTGCTGAATTTGCTGCTGGCCTGCTCCGGTGGCAGTCCCATTGGTCATTCCCTCCACTTTGTGCACAGGCTTCAACCTGTTTGGACCAGACACAGAGTACTTGAAACAGCACAATCACAATGATTGAAACAAAAACTATCTTAGTCAGAGACCGGTTCACCATGATGCCACGTGCATACCTCTGTTTCTGCGAGAAGGGCTGCTGCCTCATAGCAAGATGTTGCTGATCTTCCATTAGGCGGAGAAGAGACGAGCCTGCCTTGATCCTTAGCCCATAATAGTGATACTTAGAATTACCCCTGTAAAGTACAGAAAAGGTCATTCTTCTAGTCAAAGGTAACCTCTATTTACAATAAAATAGACTAGGCAAGGAAAGCCTGCCTTGATCCTTAGCCCAATGTAGTAGTATTTAAAATTACTTTGTTCATTATTGTGATGTCAAAGGTGAGCTCTATTTACAGTAAAGTGAACTGTACATAATATTCCAAATAATTAATTCAGCCAAACTTGCTAAACTTGCACGGCCTCTCCTCTCACATGCTGTGTTTTCATCACTGCCCACAATCCCACCCACACTAAGAACATTTTGCCATGCATTAAGATTTTCCACACAATTTGTCTTCTGTAAGAATGCCACTACTGTGCAGGAAGGAACAGTTTGTTATGCAAATCAATTACATGTTAAGAGAAAGTGAGCGGATTATGTCTCAGCACTTCTCTCATCATTCACATAAAACACGAAAATTAGCAAATGAAAGCCAGAGGAGACTGTGACAGGTATCCCGTTGGTAAATTCAAACAGGCACAAGTGAAATTATGGATaaacacagtcgtggtcaaaagtttacttacacttgtaaagaacataatgtcatggctgtcttgagtttccaatcgtttctacaactcttatttttttgtgatggagtgattggagcacatacttgttggtcacaaaaaacattcatgaagtttggttcttttatcaatttattatgggtctaccaaaaatgtgaccaaatctgctgggtcaaaagtatacatacagtaatgttaatatttggttacatgtcccttggcaagtttcactgcaataaggggcttttggtagccatccacaagcttctggcaagcttctggttgaatgtttgaccactcctcttgacaaaattggtgcagttcagctaaatgtgttggttttctgaaatggatttgtttcttcagcattgtccacacgtttaagtcaggactttgggaaggacattctaaaaccttaattctagcctgatttagccattcctttaccacttttgacatgtgtttggggtcattgtcctgttggaacacccaactgcgcccaagacccaaccttccgggctgatgattttaggttgtcctgaagaatttggaggtaatcctcctttttcattgtcccatttactctctgtaaagcaccagttccattggcagcaaaacagggcataatactaccaccaccatgcttgacggtaggtgtggtgttcctgggattaaaggcctcaccatttCTCCTCTAAACacattgctgagtattgtggccaaacagttcaatttttgtttcatctgacatctaatggacaaagataagaccttctggaggaaagttctgtggtcagatggctaccaaaatcgccttattgcagtgaaccttgccaagggacatgtaaccaaatattaacattgctgtatgtatacttttgacccagcacatttggtcacattttcagtagacccataataaaatgataaaagaaccaaacttcatgaatgtttttttgtgaccaacaagtatgtgctccaatcactctatcacaaaaaaagttgtagagagttgtagaaattattggaaactcaagacagccatgacattatgttctttacaagtgtatgtaaacttttgaccacgacagtAGGTTCAAAATATATCTTACATGAATGACATATTGACCTATCTTACCGTGTGCCAAGTCGTCGTGTGCGTAGCCCCATGAAAACAGATCGAATGAGTTTCCCAAAAGAGGCGGCATTAACAGGCTCCAGTTTCTGTTCCTGGCAATGCAGCAGGTAGTGGCAGTAGAGGGTCGAACGTGGTAGACTGACTCCTTCAGCAGTCTCGTAGTTGTCCAGCAACCACTGTACCTGACCAGCAGGCAGGGGACAAACAGGAGACTGTTGCAATTAGCAAAGCTGCAAAGCATGCAAACATTCAAAACACACATCAACAAACTGACATATGTTGCATGCATGTTTATGTTTTAATTGAACGCGGACACAAAACACTTTGTATACACTTTGCGGGTCATTTTGGAATGAAAACACAAATACCTTTGTGTGCGTGCCGTGGCATACAACATTGGTATGCAATGAATTACAGTAATGACCGGAAATACTGATGGGATGTCTGCCAAACATAAGTTGGTAACCATTATcacatggatgttttttttaggatGTCATTGTTGTCATGGTGTTGGGGCATTTCAGGAAAATCAAAAGGTGCCCCTCATCACATGCATTGTAATGGTATGAAAGCAATGAGGTCATGGTTTGGTTTTCCTTTGAGCTGGAAATCACAGTTAAAAATAATGGTGTTTTTCAACAGCTTCAATTGGGTTCAATGGCAAAAGAtggtttgtatttgttttgtgttCTCTAACTGTAGGAATCAGAGTATTTTTAATTGTGATTTCCACTTGACATCAGTGTGTGGCACCAAAGGGTTGTACGAATGATAACAGAACAAAAAGAAATTCCTTCGCTTGGAGCCTCTGCATACCTTTTTGTCTGCCGACGGCACGCTACTCTCTTCGCCTTCTGTTATACTCACAGTGGCTGGGGAGGCACGGGCGGTGTGGGAGTAGCTCTGACTGTTGCCAGCTGCCCCGCCGCTGTTACTGCTGCTGCCCAGCATGTAACCCCCCTGGATCACATAACTTCCTGTGGCGCCACCATTAGTGCCCGCCCCATCCCCTGACCCATTTGCGGTGCCACCCGTGGACACCACTGTGGACCCTCCCCCTGCTGCACTGCTAGGCTGAGCCACAAACATGGACACAGCTCCTGTTGTGCCAGCGGTCACAGAGACAGTTAGAGGTGTACCAGGGGTGGAGGCCTGCGAGCCTGAGGTTGGCTGACCTTCATAATACTGAGCAGCGGTGGTCTGGGTATACAGGGCTGTGTCAGTGTAAGGGAAGGTGCCGGGGCGACTGGATGGAAACAGACTAGATTAGTTTGAGCCTTGAGAAATTAAACTGCAAAATCTTTAGGTTAGGGAATGACTCTAACATGGTGCTGGTGGTGTAGTTGGCATCTCCTCCTTCCACATACTGCACTGGATTAGTGTACACATGTTGCACCTGCACTGGTGTCAGCTGCTGTTGGACCTATGAAAAACACACTAACGCATCAGTTCTTCAGCTGAAGAGAATCAGATCATCTATGCACACTCATTTATGGACATCAGTTAACTCTATAGCTGCCATCTCCCTTGTGTCCGGGACCTACTTGGGTGTGGCTGACGAGTCTCTCTCAACCTGTTCATGGGCTGGCTGGTTCGAGTGACTGATGTCCACAGGAACCAAGAAGTCTGTGGCCTGCTCTGAAGCCTAAGCACTGTCCTAAGCGCTGCCTGATGCCTTCCATAGATTCTGCACGCTGTCTAAAGCTCTCTAAAAAGGAGCTAAATGCCACCACATGGTGACAATTGTAAACTAAGCACACATTTTCAGTGATGATTGTCACGTACAGTAGGTCACAAACGTGAGTACACTCCTTACATGTCTGATATTTCAGCAAGCATTTTATTATACTGTATCTCATAGGTCACCTTCACAATGTCATGTTGAAATTCATGATTCCCAAATGAGCCTAATCTCCCTACTTATGCAGCCCAGGACTATGATGCTAccatcaccatgcttgactgtatacAAGATTGAATAGTTTTGCTAATCACTTGCATTGCCAGCTAGttagacaataatggctgtgttGTAAATTGATACCATACAAGTTGAATActcactactctaaagtatatccaaggTTATATTTCTATAGTATTGTGCCTTCGAAAGATATACCATAATAAAAATGCTTGCTTAGGGGTATACTCACTTACAACACTAATTAGCACCAATTATATCAAAATGGTTGCATTGCTCAGACCCTTCAGGAGTTTATAATGTTGCAGATCGCACCAAGTTTCACAAAATCAACAAATCTCTGCAAATCATGCACAGCCCTGCAACTTTGTCCAATCTCCAAAATTGTCCCGCTCATTTTGGCCAATCATCATAGTTTTTGCCAAATtgattttgtcaacaaatgcgcatGTGTAATGTTTAATTAAATCTGTCCCTGCACCTGTCATTTACCAACATAAAATCCCCGCAAAAGATTGCGCTCCATGTTTCCCCAATGTTTTCAATGGCAATATGTTGGAACATAAACAAATGTTTACAATCGACAAGCACTTTTCAACAGCAAAACATACACACAAAGCAGACAACAGACACAAAGGATTGGCCTTTGGTGGTGTTTGTAAACTACTGTATATGCATGCATTTGTGGGAATTGGCCACATTATATGTGTAAAAATGGCAGCAAATGGAACACACTGCACATACACGTTATGAATACAGAATATAtacataatcatgtatatattgttatgcaAAAAAAGTGCTTCTATATGATAGCGCTCCAGTGATTTTTAGAAATCTTCCGCAAAAATGTTGGTCTCTCCTAATGTTTTGAACAAGACTCACTTGTATTAAAGTTTCTTTTCAAGATAGGAtactaaaaataaacacattttactaTTGTAAAAGAGATTTTATTCTAAAtgagtttttacctggttaaataaaggaaaatgaaaacatttatgAAAAAATGTGGATATACTTAGAATACAATAGTCAGAGTACAGCTGGTAAGGAAAGTGGCATCTTTATAGTAATGTTCCTTGACAGTATTTGCATTGTTTACTCGTCTTAAAAATttatgatttttaaatgtgaaagTTGTACTTTTATATTTGTGTGAAGGCTGGGATGACCTTTCGAGTCTTTTCCTGACAAGAATACAAATGTACTTTGTTGTGGCTGAATAAAgcctattttacacatttttgtgtACAATATTGGTAATATGCTCCAAGGAGTTTTTTTGTTCTTTATATTTGTTAATGTATTACTTATTCTTAAACAAGGACAACAAAAGCCTgagaaatcctggagggactgattgcAACAGGTGCTTCTTTGTTCCACACTTACCTCTGGGCTGATATGAACTGACTGTAGACTGGTGACACTGAGCTGTGTTCCGGGCTCGGTCTTGGCTATCTGCGAGGTAGCCTGCACAACGGACCTCTGCGCAAACAAATATAAGATTTGGTTTTTTTTAGAGCAAAGACATGTCTGTGAGGTGTTTTGCATGTGAGAACATTTCACCTGCTGGGCTG
This window encodes:
- the LOC133642766 gene encoding MHC class II regulatory factor RFX1-like isoform X6; the protein is MATSGYVGEIQPAAQSQGAVGTSGQPDASSTPATTPQFLAEIQTTVVTPTVVTSTGQTAPSPEQSTSISTQKPTTGSQTQTTAPAQPAQTHYVTAEIQSSPTQSGNGQSAPQYIVVTVTEGSLHSSDSVSDSSSPPAVIQTGVPTQVVQQVQSAQQRSVVQATSQIAKTEPGTQLSVTSLQSVHISPEVQQQLTPVQVQHVYTNPVQYVEGGDANYTTSTIRPGTFPYTDTALYTQTTAAQYYEGAVSMFVAQPSSAAGGGSTVVSTGGTANGSGDGAGTNGGATGSYVIQGGYMLGSSSNSGGAAGNSQSYSHTARASPATVSITEGEESSVPSADKKSPVCPLPAGQVQWLLDNYETAEGVSLPRSTLYCHYLLHCQEQKLEPVNAASFGKLIRSVFMGLRTRRLGTRGNSKYHYYGLRIKAGSSLLRLMEDQQHLAMRQQPFSQKQRLKPVHKVEGMTNGTATGAGQQQIQQQGSGQVDISTQVQQYQQFLDASRTLPEFPDIDLQGKPPPDGIELDHIKSFQLLYREHCEAILDVMVNLQFTLVETLWKSFWRFGQSQAGDATLAVHDESEKRLPKSCLVLLCKYEPVVRWSRDCDNSLYQGLVEILIPDVLRPIPSALTQAIRNFAKSLESWLTNAMMNIPEEMVRIKVTSANAFAQTLRRYTSLNHLAQAARAVLQNTAQISQMLSDLNRVDFANVQEQASWVCRCEDRVVQRLEQDFKLTLQQQNSLEQWAAWLDGVVSQVLKPHQHSPTFPKAAKLFLLKWSFYSSMVIRDLTLRSAASFGSFHLIRLLYDEYMYYLIEHRVAQAKGETPIAVMGEFASLGRGLNMVDPDKEEEEEEDDESDEESQELTLPSDAVVLGDESLEPPAKLARTDQRVLFAAGSAND
- the LOC133642766 gene encoding MHC class II regulatory factor RFX1-like isoform X5; the encoded protein is MATSGYVGEIQPAAQSQGAVGTSGQPDASSTPATTPQFLAEIQTTVVTPTVVTSTGQTAPSPEQSTSISTQKPTTEIQSSPTQSGNGQSAPQYIVVTVTEGSLHSSDSVSDSSSPPAVIQTGVPTQVVQQVQSAQQRSVVQATSQIAKTEPGTQLSVTSLQSVHISPEVQQQLTPVQVQHVYTNPVQYVEGGDANYTTSTIRPGTFPYTDTALYTQTTAAQYYEGQPTSGSQASTPGTPLTVSVTAGTTGAVSMFVAQPSSAAGGGSTVVSTGGTANGSGDGAGTNGGATGSYVIQGGYMLGSSSNSGGAAGNSQSYSHTARASPATVSITEGEESSVPSADKKSPVCPLPAGQVQWLLDNYETAEGVSLPRSTLYCHYLLHCQEQKLEPVNAASFGKLIRSVFMGLRTRRLGTRGNSKYHYYGLRIKAGSSLLRLMEDQQHLAMRQQPFSQKQRLKPVHKVEGMTNGTATGAGQQQIQQQGSGQVDISTQVQQYQQFLDASRTLPEFPDIDLQGKPPPDGIELDHIKSFQLLYREHCEAILDVMVNLQFTLVETLWKSFWRFGQSQAGDATLAVHDESEKRLPKSCLVLLCKYEPVVRWSRDCDNSLYQGLVEILIPDVLRPIPSALTQAIRNFAKSLESWLTNAMMNIPEEMVRIKVTSANAFAQTLRRYTSLNHLAQAARAVLQNTAQISQMLSDLNRVDFANVQEQASWVCRCEDRVVQRLEQDFKLTLQQQNSLEQWAAWLDGVVSQVLKPHQHSPTFPKAAKLFLLKWSFYSSMVIRDLTLRSAASFGSFHLIRLLYDEYMYYLIEHRVAQAKGETPIAVMGEFASLGRGLNMVDPDKEEEEEEDDESDEESQELTLPSDAVVLGDESLEPPAKLARTDQRVLFAAGSAND
- the LOC133642766 gene encoding MHC class II regulatory factor RFX1-like isoform X8, which translates into the protein MATSGYVGEIQPAAQSQGAVGTSGQPDASSTPATTPQFLAEIQTTVVTPTVVTSTGQTAPSPEQSTSISTQKPTTGSQTQTTAPAQPAQTHYVTAEIQSSPTQSGNGQSAPQYIVVTVTEGSLHSSDSVSDSSSPPAVIQTGVPTQVVQQVQSAQQRSVVQATSQIAKTEPGTQLSVTSLQSVHISPEVQQQLTPVQVQHVYTNPVQYVEGGDANYTTSTIRPGTFPYTDTALYTQTTAAQYYEGQPTSGSQASTPGTPLTVSVTAGTTGAVSMFVAQPSSAAGGGSTVVSTGGTANGSGDGAGTNGGATGSYVIQGGYMLGSSSNSGGAAGNSQSYSHTARASPATWLLDNYETAEGVSLPRSTLYCHYLLHCQEQKLEPVNAASFGKLIRSVFMGLRTRRLGTRGNSKYHYYGLRIKAGSSLLRLMEDQQHLAMRQQPFSQKQRLKPVHKVEGMTNGTATGAGQQQIQQQGSGQVDISTQVQQYQQFLDASRTLPEFPDIDLQGKPPPDGIELDHIKSFQLLYREHCEAILDVMVNLQFTLVETLWKSFWRFGQSQAGDATLAVHDESEKRLPKSCLVLLCKYEPVVRWSRDCDNSLYQGLVEILIPDVLRPIPSALTQAIRNFAKSLESWLTNAMMNIPEEMVRIKVTSANAFAQTLRRYTSLNHLAQAARAVLQNTAQISQMLSDLNRVDFANVQEQASWVCRCEDRVVQRLEQDFKLTLQQQNSLEQWAAWLDGVVSQVLKPHQHSPTFPKAAKLFLLKWSFYSSMVIRDLTLRSAASFGSFHLIRLLYDEYMYYLIEHRVAQAKGETPIAVMGEFASLGRGLNMVDPDKEEEEEEDDESDEESQELTLPSDAVVLGDESLEPPAKLARTDQRVLFAAGSAND